The following proteins are co-located in the Deltaproteobacteria bacterium genome:
- the ade gene encoding adenine deaminase produces the protein MDDFLKKLLAVSRGDEPAHLLLKNARLINTFTGEIQKTDIAVMDDRIAGLGEYDADEVIDLEGSYVAPGFIEAHFHIESTMLRPSELARLIVPRGTTCMVADPHEIANVSGLEGIKFILADSEGIPLDLYLMAPSCVPATTFETSGAVIGVREIKRLFNHPRVIGLAEVMNFPGVVNGDDSVIAKILSSAGRPIDGHAPMLSGKPLNAYAAAGIRSDHECTNAEEAREKVRLGLRIMMREGTSAHDLENLLPAVTPLNFNRFMLVTDDRHPDELMESGHMDLLLRKAVKCGLDPVEAIRMITINPAEHFGLSDRGAVAPGYLADLVVFDDMKSFQIKTVFKSGKQVSSDGEFFPAMEQASVRSKLRNSINLKMITNDYLRILFSVPNPMARVMEVVPGSLLTKGSIEEIRTDQDRFFLHDSSKDLASLFVLERHHGSGRCGMGLVRGFGLRRGAIASSVAHDSHNIICVSADSHSAAAAVNALIDNGGGLSVAVDGDSVTVLPLPISGLLYDGNADSLMMELKEVKSGARKTGCRLEDPFMILSFLALPVIPELKLTDRGLFDVTAFSPVELEVRE, from the coding sequence ATGGATGACTTTCTGAAAAAACTCCTGGCTGTTTCCCGCGGGGATGAACCGGCACACCTGCTCCTGAAAAACGCAAGGTTAATCAATACCTTCACGGGCGAGATCCAAAAAACGGATATCGCTGTTATGGACGACAGGATTGCCGGTCTGGGTGAATATGATGCGGATGAGGTCATCGACCTCGAAGGCTCGTACGTTGCCCCCGGGTTCATCGAGGCTCACTTCCACATCGAAAGCACCATGCTCAGGCCAAGCGAGTTGGCCAGGCTGATCGTCCCGCGGGGAACCACCTGCATGGTGGCGGACCCCCATGAAATCGCCAATGTATCGGGCCTGGAAGGGATCAAATTTATCCTGGCCGACAGTGAGGGGATCCCTCTTGACCTTTATCTCATGGCCCCCTCGTGCGTTCCGGCAACCACCTTCGAAACATCAGGCGCCGTAATCGGCGTCAGGGAAATAAAACGCCTTTTCAACCATCCAAGGGTCATTGGATTGGCGGAGGTCATGAATTTCCCAGGTGTGGTCAACGGCGATGATTCGGTTATCGCAAAGATCCTTTCCAGTGCAGGGAGACCAATCGACGGCCATGCCCCCATGCTCTCAGGCAAACCTCTGAACGCCTACGCCGCCGCGGGGATACGGTCTGACCACGAATGTACAAATGCGGAGGAAGCCCGGGAGAAGGTCCGCCTGGGATTACGGATCATGATGAGAGAGGGAACAAGCGCCCATGACCTTGAAAACCTTCTTCCAGCCGTTACGCCGCTAAACTTCAACCGTTTCATGCTGGTCACGGACGACCGTCACCCGGATGAACTCATGGAGTCGGGACATATGGACCTTTTATTAAGAAAGGCCGTCAAATGTGGGCTCGACCCGGTTGAGGCAATAAGGATGATCACCATTAATCCGGCGGAGCACTTCGGTTTAAGTGACCGGGGGGCGGTGGCGCCGGGATACCTGGCGGATCTGGTGGTTTTCGATGATATGAAATCATTCCAGATAAAGACCGTATTCAAGTCCGGTAAGCAGGTGTCATCGGATGGGGAGTTTTTCCCCGCCATGGAGCAGGCATCGGTCCGGAGTAAATTGAGAAACTCCATTAATTTAAAGATGATAACCAATGATTATTTAAGGATTTTATTCTCAGTCCCCAACCCAATGGCACGGGTTATGGAGGTTGTCCCGGGTTCGCTCCTGACAAAAGGTTCCATAGAAGAGATAAGGACCGATCAGGATCGGTTCTTTCTTCACGATTCCTCAAAAGACCTTGCGTCATTGTTTGTCCTTGAAAGGCACCACGGCAGCGGCAGATGCGGTATGGGACTCGTAAGGGGTTTTGGCCTCAGGAGAGGGGCCATCGCGTCCAGCGTGGCACACGACTCCCACAACATCATCTGTGTATCAGCTGATTCACACAGCGCTGCTGCGGCCGTGAACGCGCTTATCGATAATGGAGGCGGATTGTCCGTCGCGGTTGATGGGGACTCTGTGACCGTGCTTCCTTTGCCCATATCGGGGCTTCTTTACGACGGGAATGCCGATTCCCTTATGATGGAACTGAAGGAGGTAAAATCGGGGGCACGAAAAACCGGGTGTCGGCTTGAAGACCCTTTCATGATCCTGTCTTTTCTCGCCCTGCCGGTAATTCCGGAGCTGAAACTCACCGATAGGGGTCTCTTTGACGTCACGGCCTTTTCCCCGGTGGAATTGGAAGTGAGGGAATAA
- the amrS gene encoding AmmeMemoRadiSam system radical SAM enzyme, whose product MQHEAILYEKGDDNQVHCRMCAHRCRILPGKRGICRVRENRGGTLYTLVYGKLVAEHVDPIEKKPLYHFLPGSVSYSVATAGCNLSCRHCQNYEISILSPNDTSIPGQFRTVDEVVNKALASGCRSISYTYTEPTIFLEYALDCCRQGREAGLKNVFITNGFMTPEAIDMVTPCLDAANVDLKGATDDFYHQVCGARLEPVLETIRALYEAGVWIEVTTLLIPGLNDDERSLGFIAEFIASIDPLIPWHISRFFPTYKMTDRPPTPMGSLRRAERAGRNEGLKYTYLGNISQGNDQTLCHNCGHLLLERSGFTLISSNLSQDGACPKCGTAFYGVPGEGS is encoded by the coding sequence ATGCAGCACGAGGCGATTCTCTACGAAAAAGGGGATGACAACCAGGTCCATTGCCGGATGTGCGCCCACAGATGCAGGATATTGCCCGGGAAAAGGGGAATATGCCGGGTCCGTGAGAACAGGGGGGGAACCCTTTACACCCTGGTTTACGGGAAACTGGTTGCCGAACATGTCGATCCCATCGAGAAGAAACCCCTTTATCATTTTCTTCCCGGAAGCGTTTCATACTCCGTGGCAACCGCCGGCTGCAACCTGTCCTGTCGGCATTGCCAGAATTACGAGATAAGCATCCTGTCACCCAATGACACCTCGATCCCGGGGCAATTCAGGACAGTTGACGAAGTTGTAAACAAGGCCCTGGCATCCGGATGCCGATCCATATCATATACATACACCGAACCGACCATATTTCTGGAATATGCTCTGGACTGCTGTCGGCAGGGCAGGGAAGCAGGGCTGAAGAATGTCTTCATAACCAACGGCTTCATGACTCCAGAGGCCATTGACATGGTTACACCTTGTCTTGACGCGGCGAATGTGGATCTGAAGGGAGCCACGGATGACTTCTATCATCAGGTCTGTGGCGCTCGTCTGGAGCCTGTCCTCGAGACGATCAGGGCCCTTTACGAGGCGGGTGTCTGGATAGAGGTGACGACTCTCCTGATTCCAGGGCTGAACGATGATGAGCGGTCCCTTGGATTTATTGCGGAATTCATCGCCTCGATCGATCCGCTCATCCCGTGGCACATATCCCGGTTTTTCCCGACGTATAAGATGACGGATCGTCCTCCAACACCTATGGGCTCCCTCCGGAGGGCTGAGAGGGCCGGAAGAAACGAAGGCCTGAAATACACCTACCTGGGGAATATCTCCCAGGGAAACGACCAGACCTTATGTCACAACTGCGGTCATCTTCTCCTTGAACGAAGCGGTTTTACCCTCATAAGCTCGAACCTTTCACAGGACGGCGCCTGCCCAAAATGCGGTACGGCATTTTACGGCGTGCCGGGGGAGGGGAGTTGA
- a CDS encoding FHA domain-containing protein has protein sequence MIPFPFASALLKDVHPDPDVFDRILKGEGIMSLMEYGFCITSVSPGDSFRRYVLFFQRKPYAAGKISPVGDLQGTGIREFFVYLAQNSQTRLSFIQTDPVLMKSILVLQERSPETEGAAEHIKIEHLVVGLMEGRKDSLVALIQDGRFSLAFVKGGKAIKAYFSDQVVQSSTGMDWMDLFKRIEISQIKGNSIRIRVFENLQTTPAADYLEGPPAYQGGVFKHYTRPMPEIIVRDQTRTLKRVSVTSYPFVVGRDPGSDLFLNDPGVSRKHASLDERDGKIFIMDMGSLNGILVNNQYTREFTLKDGDTITLGSHILQIVLPRSPAEDVSLFASTPGDATMAMDRNARLKVACPKCGTVGTVDVAKIYRKKRVRFRCPKCGRGFEPVGI, from the coding sequence ATGATTCCTTTCCCGTTCGCATCCGCACTGCTTAAGGACGTTCATCCGGACCCCGACGTGTTCGACCGAATACTAAAAGGGGAGGGGATAATGTCCCTGATGGAGTATGGTTTCTGCATCACATCAGTTTCCCCCGGTGATTCATTCCGTAGATATGTCCTGTTTTTTCAGAGAAAACCCTATGCTGCCGGGAAGATATCACCGGTCGGGGATCTTCAGGGGACCGGGATAAGGGAGTTCTTTGTTTACCTCGCGCAGAATTCACAGACCCGCCTTTCCTTCATTCAGACCGATCCTGTGCTGATGAAGTCGATCCTTGTCCTTCAGGAACGCTCCCCTGAAACGGAAGGAGCCGCCGAACACATAAAGATAGAACACCTGGTGGTGGGTCTCATGGAAGGACGAAAGGATTCGCTCGTAGCGCTGATCCAGGATGGCCGCTTCAGCTTGGCTTTCGTCAAGGGTGGAAAGGCCATAAAGGCCTATTTCTCCGACCAGGTCGTCCAATCCTCGACAGGGATGGACTGGATGGACCTTTTTAAAAGGATCGAGATCAGCCAGATAAAGGGCAATTCCATCAGGATCCGGGTCTTCGAGAACCTGCAAACCACGCCTGCCGCTGACTATCTTGAGGGACCGCCGGCCTATCAGGGTGGCGTCTTCAAACATTATACCAGGCCAATGCCCGAGATTATCGTCCGCGACCAGACCAGAACCTTGAAAAGAGTCAGTGTTACCTCATACCCGTTTGTCGTTGGCCGGGATCCCGGATCCGATCTTTTCCTCAACGATCCCGGTGTTTCCAGAAAACACGCTTCCCTGGATGAGAGGGACGGAAAAATATTTATCATGGACATGGGCAGCCTCAATGGCATCCTCGTAAACAACCAGTATACAAGGGAATTTACCCTGAAGGATGGGGACACGATAACCTTGGGAAGCCACATATTGCAGATCGTCCTTCCCAGGTCGCCTGCGGAGGATGTGAGCCTTTTTGCCTCCACCCCCGGGGACGCTACAATGGCAATGGACAGGAACGCCCGCCTCAAGGTGGCCTGCCCGAAATGTGGAACCGTCGGCACCGTGGATGTGGCGAAGATCTACAGGAAAAAGAGGGTTCGCTTCAGGTGTCCAAAATGCGGCCGGGGGTTCGAACCGGTTGGGATCTAG
- a CDS encoding pentapeptide repeat-containing protein has translation MADFTPEEVLQKKGSGESLAGLNLVRISLKGKDLAGVDLHEANLQYADLSNVDLSRANLSGADLSYANLSGARLRGANMEKARMVAAEMINTDLRESNLSGTVVDDARLPGCDLSASNLSGATMRRSEARDINANGAVMDGVDMEESRLDGASLRGASLIGANLTGAVLTGADLSGADLKKGTLIRVDFSKSRLCSTGFVEANLMNSTLKAVQAPAADFSLANLTGVNLTDAGVQKAIFRSAEMTHAELSNADCAESDFSYSRMSYVTAEGANLTKCFFVGTTLTDARMKKCRMGGADMRDAIVAGCSLLGSDLSGANLQNADLSRAIVTGADFSRADMTGANIVGTDLRDAKLEGTRHPGAG, from the coding sequence TTGGCCGATTTTACACCTGAGGAGGTTTTACAGAAGAAGGGATCAGGCGAAAGCCTGGCGGGCCTGAATCTGGTCAGGATCTCCCTGAAGGGGAAAGATCTGGCCGGGGTGGACCTGCACGAAGCCAATCTGCAGTATGCCGACCTTTCCAACGTTGACCTGAGCCGGGCCAACCTCTCAGGCGCGGATCTTTCTTATGCCAACCTGAGTGGGGCCAGGCTCAGGGGCGCTAACATGGAGAAGGCCCGTATGGTCGCCGCAGAGATGATCAATACCGACCTCAGAGAGTCGAACCTTTCCGGCACGGTGGTGGACGACGCCAGATTACCCGGGTGCGACCTATCAGCCTCCAACCTTTCAGGGGCTACCATGAGACGCTCCGAGGCACGGGATATCAATGCCAACGGCGCCGTTATGGATGGTGTTGACATGGAGGAATCCCGGTTGGACGGCGCCTCCTTGAGAGGCGCTTCCCTTATTGGAGCAAACCTTACGGGCGCAGTCCTGACCGGGGCCGACCTGTCGGGAGCGGACCTGAAAAAAGGGACCCTCATCCGTGTGGATTTCAGTAAATCGAGGCTTTGCTCGACCGGGTTTGTGGAGGCGAATCTCATGAATTCCACTCTTAAAGCGGTCCAGGCACCGGCCGCCGATTTCTCCCTCGCAAACCTTACGGGGGTGAACCTCACGGATGCCGGCGTCCAGAAGGCCATTTTTCGAAGTGCCGAGATGACCCATGCAGAACTTTCCAATGCAGATTGTGCCGAGAGTGATTTCAGCTACTCCAGAATGTCCTACGTCACCGCGGAAGGGGCGAACCTGACAAAGTGTTTCTTCGTTGGAACTACGCTCACCGATGCCAGGATGAAGAAGTGCCGGATGGGGGGAGCTGACATGAGAGATGCCATCGTAGCCGGGTGCAGCCTCTTAGGCTCGGATCTTTCAGGCGCAAACCTTCAAAACGCCGACCTCTCGAGGGCTATTGTGACAGGGGCCGATTTTTCAAGGGCCGACATGACCGGGGCCAACATTGTGGGTACCGATCTGCGGGATGCCAAGCTTGAAGGGACACGACACCCGGGAGCCGGCTAA
- a CDS encoding protein kinase: MSAISSYQAAIEAFLARHSIPSPWALGPTDTIAVTAGGLSLLCLILFAFRNREDKPPADRPARFFIKKAKKAEKKGNHAEAGALYASAGRFRESAEAFVKVGEYEKASESCVAMNDYANAAECLVRIGAYGQAAEFFARTKDFIQAAENLVKVDRFHEAALLFEKGGNSPRAAEFYSKTGHHQKAGELLAEAGEHSRAAPRMVRALQERVSRRDPSVAPEEDRVSKNLAALASFSLLQANQRGKAAKVLETGGHFKQAARLYEELGKGRKASELYMKAKDAASAARILGSSDTPEEGGLDVAQALLDEGQTIKAAELLGRIGEWRRAAEIFVAAGEKERAVEAFGKADDHRSAADLLIELGKSSDAANLLLAGGRAEDAARIFRDLGETEQEARALLDAGAFFQAARSLISLGKEEDATEALQKVEKTSPDYAEANRLLGELFFGQRMWSLAIAAYQKAIADENPRRDNLDSFYRYAASLKEDGQLHGAVSILEKILLVDYHYRDVKDQVTSMKALLGASSPGQGRLIGDQSPPPDATMVAGGSGTSAKDGRYEIVEEVGRGGMGVVYKARDTLLDRIVAYKILPPQAQRNQRVLEMFLREAKSAARLSHPNIVVIYDADQKRGEYYIVMEFVDGDSLKEILEKQGMFELKPALVIAGQVLRALAYAHSKGIVHRDIKPANLLWSRDEKLVKITDFGLARAIAEGRKTHTQMAGTPFYMSPEQILGGQVDHRADLYAVGVTIYEFLTGTVPFKEGDVMYHHVHTAPPPPEKFNPSIPPALSGFILKCMEKDVNNRFQDVGTALMELKTVLKQ; encoded by the coding sequence ATGTCCGCTATTTCCAGCTATCAAGCCGCGATCGAGGCCTTTCTCGCCCGACATTCCATTCCCTCACCCTGGGCACTTGGGCCCACGGACACAATCGCGGTGACCGCGGGGGGGCTTTCGCTTCTCTGCCTCATCCTCTTTGCATTCAGGAACCGTGAGGACAAACCTCCGGCGGACCGTCCCGCCCGTTTTTTTATCAAAAAAGCAAAAAAAGCCGAGAAAAAGGGGAATCACGCCGAGGCCGGGGCCCTCTACGCCTCTGCCGGGCGCTTCAGGGAATCGGCCGAGGCTTTTGTCAAAGTGGGCGAATATGAAAAGGCTTCCGAGTCCTGTGTGGCCATGAACGACTATGCCAACGCGGCGGAATGTCTGGTGAGGATAGGCGCCTATGGCCAGGCGGCCGAATTTTTCGCAAGAACAAAGGACTTCATTCAGGCCGCGGAAAACCTGGTTAAGGTTGATCGTTTCCATGAGGCGGCCCTTCTTTTCGAAAAAGGGGGAAACTCCCCGCGGGCGGCTGAGTTTTACTCCAAGACAGGTCATCACCAGAAAGCGGGAGAACTTCTGGCCGAGGCTGGTGAGCATTCCAGGGCCGCGCCCCGCATGGTCAGGGCCCTGCAGGAAAGGGTGAGCCGAAGGGATCCATCCGTCGCCCCTGAGGAGGACCGTGTCTCTAAAAACCTGGCCGCCCTTGCCTCCTTTAGCCTCCTTCAGGCCAACCAGAGAGGAAAAGCCGCAAAGGTTCTTGAAACCGGTGGGCACTTCAAGCAGGCTGCCAGACTCTATGAGGAATTGGGTAAGGGTCGAAAGGCGTCTGAACTCTACATGAAGGCCAAGGACGCGGCATCGGCTGCCCGCATCCTGGGATCATCCGACACACCAGAAGAAGGAGGGCTGGATGTTGCCCAAGCCCTTCTGGATGAAGGCCAGACAATCAAGGCCGCGGAGCTGCTCGGGCGTATTGGAGAGTGGAGGAGAGCCGCTGAGATTTTCGTCGCCGCCGGGGAGAAAGAAAGGGCGGTTGAAGCTTTCGGAAAAGCGGATGATCATCGTTCGGCCGCGGATCTTCTCATCGAGTTGGGAAAATCTTCCGATGCGGCGAATCTCCTTCTGGCCGGCGGCCGGGCCGAGGATGCGGCCCGGATTTTTCGGGACTTGGGGGAAACGGAACAGGAGGCCCGGGCGCTTCTTGATGCCGGCGCCTTCTTTCAGGCTGCACGATCCCTCATATCTTTGGGCAAGGAAGAGGATGCCACGGAGGCTCTGCAGAAGGTTGAAAAGACCAGCCCGGATTACGCCGAAGCCAACCGCCTCCTGGGAGAACTCTTTTTCGGCCAGAGGATGTGGTCCCTGGCCATTGCCGCCTACCAGAAGGCCATCGCGGATGAGAATCCCCGGCGGGATAATCTGGATTCCTTTTACAGGTACGCCGCGTCCCTGAAGGAAGACGGTCAACTCCATGGGGCGGTATCGATTCTGGAAAAGATCCTTCTTGTGGATTACCATTACAGGGACGTAAAGGACCAGGTGACCTCCATGAAAGCCCTCCTGGGGGCCTCTTCCCCGGGACAGGGCAGGCTTATCGGCGACCAGTCCCCCCCCCCAGACGCTACCATGGTCGCCGGTGGATCCGGGACGTCGGCAAAAGACGGTCGATACGAGATCGTCGAGGAGGTCGGCAGGGGGGGGATGGGAGTTGTTTACAAGGCGAGGGATACCCTGCTCGACAGGATCGTGGCCTATAAGATATTGCCGCCGCAGGCTCAGAGAAACCAGAGGGTTCTGGAGATGTTCCTGAGGGAGGCGAAATCAGCGGCCAGGCTCTCCCATCCCAACATCGTTGTCATCTACGATGCCGATCAGAAAAGAGGCGAGTACTATATTGTCATGGAGTTTGTCGATGGCGACTCCCTTAAGGAGATTCTTGAAAAACAGGGAATGTTCGAATTGAAACCGGCGCTTGTCATCGCGGGTCAGGTCCTGCGTGCGTTGGCATACGCCCACAGCAAGGGCATCGTCCACAGGGACATCAAACCCGCCAACCTCCTCTGGTCAAGGGATGAAAAACTCGTGAAGATCACCGATTTCGGACTTGCAAGGGCCATCGCGGAGGGTAGAAAGACCCATACGCAGATGGCCGGAACCCCTTTCTACATGTCGCCGGAACAGATCCTTGGCGGACAGGTCGACCACCGGGCCGACCTGTATGCTGTCGGCGTCACCATCTATGAATTTCTTACGGGCACCGTTCCGTTCAAGGAGGGGGACGTCATGTACCATCACGTTCACACAGCACCCCCGCCGCCTGAAAAATTCAACCCCTCGATTCCGCCGGCGTTGTCAGGATTCATTCTCAAGTGTATGGAGAAAGACGTGAATAACCGTTTCCAGGATGTGGGAACGGCCCTGATGGAACTTAAAACAGTACTGAAACAGTAG
- a CDS encoding PHP domain-containing protein, with the protein MRLKCDLHIHTREDPRHQLNYTAEELIDRAAEKGYQVISITNHNIVTYSERLAQYAFTRGILLIPGVEATVMGKHVLIYGVDKMDTKWDRMTFFDLKRIRADGAFVVAPHPFYPNYNCIGTLLERFSSLFDAVEYSHLYTKKVNFNHKAQSFASKNNLPILGLSDAHSLKQLDYTFTVIESDPDQESIFAAIRERKTSIVTRPAKIYTSSLVGLQLFGTFLMLHLFR; encoded by the coding sequence ATGCGACTTAAATGCGATTTGCACATTCATACCAGGGAAGATCCCAGGCATCAGCTGAATTATACGGCTGAGGAGCTGATAGACAGGGCCGCGGAAAAAGGCTACCAGGTCATCTCCATTACCAATCATAACATCGTTACCTACAGCGAGCGGTTGGCGCAGTATGCCTTCACGCGTGGGATACTTTTGATCCCCGGTGTTGAGGCCACTGTAATGGGAAAACATGTTCTCATTTACGGCGTGGATAAAATGGATACAAAGTGGGACAGAATGACCTTCTTCGACCTGAAGAGGATCAGGGCTGATGGGGCGTTTGTTGTCGCACCGCATCCTTTCTATCCCAACTATAACTGCATTGGAACCCTTCTTGAGCGTTTTTCGAGCCTGTTCGATGCGGTGGAGTATTCACATCTATACACGAAAAAGGTCAACTTCAACCATAAAGCCCAGTCCTTTGCCTCTAAAAATAATCTCCCCATCCTGGGCCTTTCAGACGCTCATTCCCTCAAACAGCTCGACTATACTTTCACTGTCATTGAATCCGACCCCGACCAGGAAAGCATTTTCGCCGCGATCCGGGAGAGGAAAACGTCCATTGTGACCCGGCCTGCCAAAATCTATACCAGCAGCCTGGTAGGACTTCAGCTGTTCGGAACATTCCTCATGCTGCATCTGTTCCGGTAG
- a CDS encoding SH3 domain-containing protein, protein MFNFRSQRFLLLLFLLTTLIYPSVVQADYIRIEGSVVNVRQGPGTTFPVLFQAEAGEEYPLVSLEGLWCRITLDDGREAWVFRRLVAVLRGTMPGAGKHVDGGPTKAGKDGIGQYFPLAGLLVLGMILVWKRKKIVGYWTRKMGDIAGYRREKPFRYDERPPEKDRWEL, encoded by the coding sequence ATGTTTAACTTTAGATCCCAAAGGTTTCTGCTGCTGTTATTCCTCCTGACAACCCTCATCTACCCAAGTGTCGTCCAGGCTGATTACATCCGGATCGAAGGCAGTGTCGTCAACGTAAGGCAAGGCCCGGGCACAACATTTCCCGTTCTCTTCCAGGCAGAGGCGGGTGAGGAATATCCGCTCGTGAGTCTTGAGGGCCTCTGGTGCCGCATCACCCTGGATGACGGACGTGAGGCATGGGTTTTTCGCAGGCTGGTAGCCGTGTTGCGAGGGACTATGCCGGGCGCCGGAAAACACGTCGATGGAGGCCCGACAAAAGCTGGAAAGGATGGGATCGGTCAATACTTTCCGCTGGCCGGGCTGCTTGTTCTGGGGATGATCCTTGTATGGAAAAGAAAAAAGATTGTTGGATACTGGACCCGAAAGATGGGTGATATTGCAGGATACAGAAGGGAAAAGCCGTTTCGATATGACGAACGCCCTCCTGAAAAAGACCGGTGGGAACTTTGA
- a CDS encoding MFS transporter, translated as MSPFKRIFLSLYASIFISSLGLGILSPILPSYVDRFATSALTLGIVFGAYSASRTIFMTPVGYLSDRIGRKVFIVTGLVLFTAVSPLYAAADGMVQLMLVRFLQGIAAAMILPVALSYIGDLAPNGKEGFVMGTFTSAFFAGLGGGPLIGGYLRDRYSMDAAFYGMGILSLTALIVVIVTLPADEHPWPGMRKVKKGPSGEHQRFRTADLAGLLIFRFSRAIGIGFAWVLMPLFAIGELHLSSFQVGVLLSVNTVITTLLQAPLGHLSDRFGHLKSIFFGSVTAALAVAGISWAHSFREMIIIFLAMGLAGAFIVPAGSALAVRIGHERGMGSVMGLYNTSLSLGTMLGPIIGGFMADRWGIRSVFPFGGAVGIAGYLALLALWRETPSTHSLDNGHPKY; from the coding sequence ATGTCCCCATTCAAAAGGATTTTTCTCTCACTTTACGCTTCCATCTTCATATCGTCCCTGGGCCTGGGGATTCTGAGCCCGATACTGCCCTCCTATGTGGACCGTTTTGCCACGAGCGCGCTGACCCTCGGTATTGTGTTCGGGGCCTACTCCGCATCGAGGACCATTTTTATGACGCCCGTCGGATATCTGTCCGACCGCATAGGCAGAAAGGTGTTCATCGTTACCGGGCTGGTCCTCTTTACTGCAGTCTCCCCTCTTTACGCTGCCGCAGACGGAATGGTCCAGCTGATGCTTGTGCGTTTTCTCCAGGGCATCGCCGCCGCCATGATACTGCCCGTGGCCCTGTCCTACATCGGAGATCTTGCCCCCAACGGCAAGGAAGGGTTCGTTATGGGGACCTTTACATCAGCATTCTTCGCCGGTCTTGGGGGCGGACCGCTTATCGGTGGGTACCTCAGGGACCGCTACTCCATGGACGCCGCTTTTTATGGAATGGGTATTCTGTCCCTGACGGCCCTCATTGTCGTCATAGTAACTCTTCCCGCCGACGAGCACCCATGGCCTGGAATGCGAAAAGTTAAAAAGGGCCCGTCCGGAGAACACCAACGGTTCCGGACAGCGGACCTGGCGGGCCTTTTGATCTTCCGTTTCAGTCGAGCCATCGGCATCGGTTTTGCGTGGGTCCTTATGCCCCTCTTCGCCATCGGGGAGCTTCACCTGTCCTCCTTTCAGGTGGGAGTGCTCCTTTCAGTGAACACCGTCATTACAACCTTGCTCCAGGCCCCATTGGGACATCTGTCGGACCGTTTCGGCCATCTGAAGAGTATCTTTTTCGGAAGCGTCACCGCCGCCTTGGCAGTTGCCGGCATCTCATGGGCTCACAGCTTCAGGGAGATGATCATCATCTTCCTTGCCATGGGGCTTGCAGGAGCTTTCATTGTACCGGCGGGATCGGCCCTGGCGGTAAGGATAGGGCATGAAAGGGGTATGGGATCCGTCATGGGGTTATACAACACATCACTGAGCCTTGGCACCATGCTGGGACCCATCATAGGCGGTTTCATGGCGGATAGATGGGGCATAAGGAGTGTCTTCCCCTTTGGAGGCGCCGTAGGGATTGCAGGATACCTGGCCCTGCTTGCGCTGTGGAGAGAAACTCCTTCAACTCATTCCCTTGACAATGGGCATCCTAAATACTAG
- a CDS encoding 1-acyl-sn-glycerol-3-phosphate acyltransferase has protein sequence MRAVSSYMVAIRSLLFIYPFTLLISAVAIVFSFFDRGGFMIHRVCTRTWARTVLRIAGIRVFIRGLEILSGETGPFVVVMNHQSQLDIPLIIFALPLQLRLVGKVELSRIPIFGQAAKRMGHFFIDRKDHAVATAAFTMAGDMMTRTGVSVVIAPEGTRSPDGKLLPFKKGAFVLAIQAGLPVLPVTVRGTRDAMPKAGSTSWGGVAEVIIDKPVATSQMTYNDRDRLLEEVKGIIVRNLP, from the coding sequence ATGCGTGCTGTATCCAGTTACATGGTCGCCATCCGTTCCCTGCTGTTCATCTATCCATTTACCCTTCTTATTTCCGCCGTCGCCATCGTATTCAGTTTTTTCGACAGGGGTGGGTTCATGATCCACAGGGTGTGCACCCGGACCTGGGCCAGGACCGTCCTCAGGATCGCGGGTATAAGGGTTTTCATAAGAGGATTGGAGATCCTCTCAGGGGAAACCGGCCCTTTCGTCGTGGTCATGAACCATCAGAGTCAGTTGGATATACCCCTGATTATTTTTGCCCTTCCTCTTCAGCTCCGGCTTGTCGGGAAGGTCGAGCTGAGCAGAATTCCCATTTTCGGGCAGGCCGCAAAAAGAATGGGGCATTTCTTCATCGACCGGAAAGACCACGCCGTCGCCACAGCCGCTTTTACGATGGCGGGTGACATGATGACCCGTACGGGCGTTTCGGTGGTTATCGCCCCGGAGGGCACCAGATCCCCGGACGGCAAACTGCTTCCATTTAAAAAGGGGGCCTTTGTCCTTGCCATTCAGGCCGGTTTGCCGGTACTGCCGGTTACCGTAAGGGGGACCCGGGATGCCATGCCCAAGGCCGGTTCAACCTCATGGGGTGGGGTGGCCGAGGTTATCATTGATAAGCCGGTCGCCACTTCCCAAATGACCTACAATGACCGTGACAGGCTCCTGGAGGAGGTAAAGGGAATCATCGTGAGGAACCTGCCCTGA